DNA from Desulfarculus baarsii DSM 2075:
CCCGCCGCGAGACGATCTCCCACAGGTCGGTGGGCTCGTCGTTGAGGTCCAGCAACACCACTTTGACCCGGTCTTCGTCCAGGGGGTCGGCCCGCCAATAATTTTCCAGGGCCGTCTTGCGCGAGGTGTCCAGATAACCCACCGTGACCTCGGTGCGCTCCAGGTAAACCTCGCCGGCGAATACTTTGGGATAGCTCACTGACGCCTCGCAGACGATGGCGATTGACCAAAAATATATTGTGTTATTGACATGTTGTATGGTCGAGCCTGATCCGGGCTTGCATTACGTATATTTTAGCAGCAAAAAACCGGCCCGGCCGTCGCTTTTTTTCACAGGCGCCGTGACCATTGATATTTGCATACTGTATACAAAAAATCATTGACAGGCCGGCCGCGACCTGGCAAAGTTTGCTTCATCAGACGATAACGGAGCGTAAGCCACATGTCCGCCGCCCAAGCCACAAACGTCATCGCCACTCTGGCGGCCCGCCAACGCGGCGGTTGGCGGCGGTGGCGCGCGCGCGGCGGTGGGTTGCGCGTCGGAGGCCTCTTGCCAGCCTAGCCTCCGGCATGACAAGCGCGAGTGACCCACCGCCCGGCGGTGGGTTTTTTGTTTCCTTCGCCAAGGGGAGCCGAAAAAATGGCCGAATTGACGGCGCTGACCATGGAGCTGCTGGCCGACACCGAAACGCCGGTGTCGGCCTATCTGAAGCTGTGCGCGGGCCAGGGCGGCTCGTTCTTGATGGAGAGCGGCGAATGGTCCGAGACGGCCGGGCGCTATTCGGTGGTGGCCTGGCGGCCGCTGGCCGGCCTGCGCCTGGGTTCGGCCGGCGTGGAGCTGACCGTGGGCGACCAAAAGGCCATGCATCCGGCGGCCGAGTTTTTTCCGCTGCTGCGCCGCATCCGCGCCGAGCTGAAGGTCGATCTGCCCGCGGGCCTGCCCTTTGCCGGGGCCCTGGTCGGCTACGTGGGCTGGGAGGCGGCCCTGCTCCTGGAGCGCCTGCCCGGGGCCATGACCGACGAGCCGCCCACGGCGCAACTGGCCTATCCCAGCCGGTTGGTCATCTTCGACCACCTGCGTCGGGCGCTGGTGCTGGTGGCCATCGACCAGAGCGCCCAGGCCTGCCAGGATGGCCTGGCCGAGACCCGCCAGCGCCTGCTGGGCCCCCTGCCGGCCCCGCCCGGCCCGGCCAGCCTGGAGTTGCGCGACCCGCCGCCCGAACGTTACGCGGCCATGGTCCGCCGGGCCAAGGAATACATCCTCGACGGCGATATCTTCCAGGTCGTGCCCTCCGATCGCTTCGAGGGCGAAAGCGACATGGACCCCTTGAGCGTCTATCGCTGGCTGCGGGTCAAAAGCCCCTCGCCCTACATGTTCTATCTCAATTTCGGCGATCTGCGCCTGGTGGGCTCCTCGCCCGAGACGATGATCAAGGTCAACGGCGGCCGGCTCAAGCTCAAGCCCATCGCCGGCACCAGGGGCCGCAGCGCCGATCCGGTCAAGGACAAGGCCCTGGAGGACGAGATGCTGGCCTCGGAAAAGGAGCGGGCCGAGCACCTGATGCTGGTGGACCTGGGCCGCAACGACGCCGGCCGGGTCTGCCGCTACGGCAGCGTGGGCGTCGATCCGTTCATGATCGTCGAGCGCTACAGCCACGTCATGCACATGGTCAGCGAGGTGGGCGGCGACCTGCTGCCCGAGCTCGACGAGGTCGACGCCTTCATGGCCGCCTTCCCGGCCGGCACCGTCAGCGGCGCGCCCAAGGTGCGGGCCATGGAGATCATCCACGAACTGGAGCAAAGCCCGCGCGGGCCCTACGGCGGGGCGGTGGGTTTCTTTGGCCCCGGCCGCAACCTGGACACCTGCCTGGCCATCCGCATCATCCAGTTTATGGGCCAGAAGATCACCGTGCAGGTCGGCGCGGGCATCGTGGCCGATTCGGTGCCCGCATACGAATACAAGGAACTCCAGCACAAGGCCGCCCAGTCCCTGGCCGCCCTGCGCCTGGCCGCCCAAGGAGGCGTGTGATGATCCTCATCATCGACAACTACGATTCTTTCACCTACAACATCGCCCAGGCCCTGGGCCAACTGGGCAAGGACGTGCGCGTCGAGCGCAACGACGCCATCAGCGCCGCCCAAGTCGGCCGCCTCGACCCCGAGGCCATCGTCATCTCGCCGGGGCCGGGCAAGCCCGACGACGCCGGGATCAGCATGCAGGTCATCGCCGACTATGCCGGGCGCATTCCCATCTTGGGCGTCTGCCTGGGCCACCAGTGCATCGGCCAGGCCTTTGGCGGGCTGGTGCGGCGGGCCATCGCGCCGGTGCATGGCAAGCTCAGCCGCATCTTTCACGACGGCCAGGGCGTCTTCGCCGGCCTGCGCAACCCCCTGGAGGCCACGCGCTATCACAGCCTGATCGTCACCGAGGAGACCGTGACCACGCCGCTGGTGGTTTCGGCCTTCACCACCGAGGGCGAGGTGATGGGCCTGCGGGCGGCCGAGCTGATGATCGAGGGCGTGCAGTTTCATCCCGAATCGGCGGCCACGCCCCAGGGCCTTGCGCTGCTGCGCAACTTCGTGGAGGCCCACGGCCGGCGGGCGGCGGCCTGATCGGCGGCCGGCCACGATAAGTCCTTGAGCCTCGGGGCGTTCATTGTATTATTGCCCATGGCGCGGGCAAGACGCCCCGCGCCCCATCGACCGAGCGGGAGCGAACGACAATGGTTGTATCCATGCGCGAGGGTTGCCCCAAGTCCCAGGTCGCCGCGGTGATCGCGGCCATGGAGCGGCGCGGGCTGAAGGTGCGCATCATTTCGCCGGGGCCCAAGGTGGTGCTGGGCGTGGTGGAGGCGGTCAGCAAGCACTTGACCGACGACCTGCGCTTTGTCCTTTCCGACATGCCCGGCGTCGAGGAGGTCTCGGACTTCCACACCGACTGGAAGCTGGTCTGGCGCGGGCCCGAGCAGCAGACCTCGGTGGTGCGCATGGGCGGGCGGAGCATCGGCGGACCGGAGCTGATGGTCATCGCCGGCCCCTGCGCGGTGGAGTGCCGCGAAAACCTGCTGCAAACGGCCCAGGCCGTGGCCGCCAGCGGGGCCGGGGCCATCCGTGGCGGGGCCTTCAAGCCGCGCACCTCGCCATACTCCTTCCGGGGCCTGGGCGAGGAGGGCCTCAAATACCTGGCCGAGGCCAGGGAGCTGACCGGCCTGCCGGTGGTCACCGAGGTGATGAGCTTCCACGAGGTGGAGCTGGTGGCCCGCTACGCCGACGTGTTGCAGATCGGGGCGCGCAACATGCAAAACTTCGCCCTGCTGGAGGCCGCCGGTGAGGTGGACAAGCCCGTGCTCCTGAAGCGGGGCCTGGGCAACACGGTCAAGGAGCTGTTGCTCTGCGCCGAATACATCCTGGCCCGGGGCAATCAGCAGGTCATGTTCTGCGAGCGGGGCATCCGCACCTTCGAGACCGAGACGCGCAACACCCTCGACCTGGCCGCCGTGCCCATCCTCAAGCAGAATTCCCACCTGCCCGTGGTGGTCGATCCCTCCCACGCCGCCGGCAAGCGCGAACTGGTGCCAGCCCTGGCCCTGGCCGCCGTGGCCGCCGGGGCCGACGGCCTGATGATCGAGGTCCACCCCGAGCCGGCCAAGGCCCTTTCCGACGGTCGCCAGACCATCGACCTGCCTGCCTTCGACGATCTGATGAAGCGCCTGGCCCTGGTGGCCCAAGCCGTGGGCAAGACCATCCCCGGAGTCAACCCGTGAAGCTTGTCGGCCAACTGACCCCGCCCGGCGACAAATCCATCAGCCACCGCCTGGGCCTTTTATCACTGCTGGCCCAGGGCCGCTGCGAGGTGGGCGGCTTTTCGCCCAGCGCCGATTGCGCCTCGACCCTGGCCGCCGTGGCCGCCCTCGGCGGTGGCGTCGAGCGGGTGGGCGAGCGGGTGATCCTCAGCGGCGCGGCCGGCCGCTTGCGCCCCGGCCAGACCATCGACTGCGGCAACTCGGGCACGACGATGCGCTTTTTGATGGGCCTGCTGGCCGGCGCGGGCGGCCGTTTCGTCCTCGATGGCGATGAATCGCTGCGCGGCCGGCCCATGGAGCGGGTGGCCGAACCGCTGCGCCGCATGGGCGCGCGGGTCGAGTGCGCGGCCGGCGGTCGGCCGCCGGTGATCATCCAGGGCGGCGGGTTGCGCGGCGGCCAGTTTGACCTGCCCGTCGCCTCGGCCCAGCTAAAGAGCGCCCTGCTGCTGGCCGGCCTGCAAGCCGATGGCCCCACCACCGTCAACGAACCGGCCGCCAGCCGCGATCACACCGAGCGCCTGCTGGCCCAGTGGGGGGCCCAAATCCGCCGCGACGGCCTGAGCTGCACGGTCTGGCCCGGCCTGCTGCGCCTGCCCGCGCAAATCTGGACGCCGGCCGACGCCTCGGCGGCGGCCTTTTTCTGCTGCGGCGCGGCGATCCTCCCCGGCAGCCGGCTGGTGGCCCAGGGCGTGTTGCTCAACGAAAACCGCCTGGGCTGGCTGCGCGTGCTGGAGCGCATGGGCGGCTGCGTCGACGTTCGCAGGCAAGGCGACGACCCCGAGCCCTGGGGCGACATCGGCGTGGAGTTTTCGCCCGAGCTGCGCGCCGTGGAAGTCGGCGCGGCCGAGATAGCCGCCATCATCGATGAAGCGCCGATCCTGGCCCTGACCGCCAGCCAGTGCCACGGCGTCAGTGTCTTTCGCCAGGTGGGCGAGCTGCGCGTCAAGGAAAGCGACCGCCTGGCGGCGATCATCGGCCAGTTGGGGGCCCTGGGCGCGGACCTGCGGGCCGAGGGCGACGACTTGATCGTGCGCGGCCCCACGCCGCTGCGTTTGCCCGACGCGCCGCTGAAATCCTTTGGCGACCACCGCATCGCCATGGTCCTGCGCGTGGCCGGCCTGCTGGCCGGCGGCTGGCCACGGATCGACGACGAGGCCTGCATGGCCATCAGCCACCCGGCCTTCAACGACGATCTGCGGCGGCTGGCCGGCATGGCCTCGTGAGCGCGGAGCGCTTTTATCGCCTGGGCATCCTGGGCGACGAGCGGGCGCGCAAGTCGCTTTCGCCGCGCATGCACGGCCATGTCCTGGCCAAGCACGGCCTGCAAGGCGTCTACGTCGCCCTGCCCACCCCGCCGGAGCTTGTCGGCCAGGCCGTGGCCGAAGCCAGGGCCATGGATGGCCTCAACGTCACCGTGCCCCACAAGGCGGCGGTGATCGAGTTTCTCGACGAGCTTGCGCCCCTGGCCCAGGCCATCGGCGCGGTCAACACCATCATCAACCAGGGCGGGCGGCTGATCGGCGACAACACCGACGCCGGCGGTTTTCTCGACGCCCTGGCCCACGGCGGCTTCAATCCGTCCGGCAAGACGGCCCTGGTGCTGGGGGCCGGCGGGGCCAGCCGGGCGCTACTCTGGGCGCTGAAAAGCGCCGGCTGCGCGCGGGTGCTCTTGAGCGCCCGCCGTGACCAGGCGGCCCAAGCCCTGGCCGCGGACTTTGGCGCGCAGGCCCTGGCCTGGGCCGCCATCGAGGACGCCTGCCCGGCGGCGGAGCTTCTGGTCAACGCCACGGCGGCCTCCAGCCCGGCCGAGGCGCCCGAGCTGGCCCGGCGCATTCTGGCCCTGCCCCTGCCGGCCGGCGGATTGACCCTCGACATAAACTATGGTCGGGCCGATAATTTCTGGAAGGCGGCGGCCCTGGCCCGTGATCGGGCCTTCAGCGACGGCCTGACCATGCTGGCCTTGCAGGCCCGGCGCTCGTTTTATCTGTGGACCGGCCTGGACATCCCGGCGGGGGATTACTTCGAGGCCCTGGAAGACTATCATGCCTGAAAATATCTTTCTGACCGGCTTCATGGGCTCGGGCAAGTCCACCGTGGGCGCGCTGTTGGCCAGGGCCATGGGCCGCAAGTTCGTTGACATGGACAGTGAGCTGACGCGCCACTTTGGCCAGCCCATCGCCGAGGTCTTTGCCCAGCGCGGCGAGGCGGCCTTCCGTCAGGCCGAAAGCGCCCTGCTGGCCCGGCTGAGCCGGAGGCGGGGCCTGGTGGCGGCCACCGGCGGAGGCGTGGCGGCCAACCCGGCCAACCGCGCGCTGATGCGGGCCGACGGCGGGCGCATCGTCTGGCTGCGGGCCGGGCTGGAGCACTGCGCGCGCCGCCTTGGCCCGCTGGAGACGGCCGCGCGGCCCCTGTGGCGCGACGCGGCGGCGGTCGAGCGCCTGTTTGCCCAGCGCCAGGAGGCCTACGCCGACTGCGACCACGCCGTCGACACCGAGGGCCTGCTGCCCCAGCAAGCCGCCGCCGCCGTGCTGGCGGCCATCACGCCCCAGCGCGTCTTTGACGCCGGCCTGGAGGGCAAGCGTTGCCCGGTCACGGCCACCTTCCAGGCCCCGGCCAAACTGGCCGAGTTGTGCGCCGGCCGGCGGGTGATCGTCCTCAGCGAAAGCCGCGTGGCCGGCCTGCACCTGGCGCGGCTGTGCGCCGGGCTGCAACCGGCCGCCCAAGTCATCCTGCCGCCGGGCGAGGCCACCAAGACCCTGGCCGGCGCGCGCCGCGTTTATGACGCGCTGCTTGCGGCCAACGTCGAGCGCGGCGATCTGCTGGTGGCCATCGGCGGCGGGATGATCACCGACCTGGGGGCCTTTGTCGCCGCCACCTACAAGCGGGGCATGGATTTCATTTTGGTCAGCACCAGCTTGCTGGGCTGCGTGGACGCCTCGGTGGGCGGCAAGGCGGCGGTGAACCTGCCGGCGGCCAAAAACATCGTGGGCCTGTTCACCGCGCCCCTGGCGGTGGTGCTCGATCTGTGGGCCCTGTCGACCTTGCCCCGGGCCCAGCGCGCCGAGGGCCTGGCCGAGGCCTACAAGACCGGGCTGATCGGCCGCCCCGAGCTGTTCGATCTGGTTGACCAGCGCCTGGAGGCCCTTTTGGCCGGCGATCTGGGCGGTCTGGCGGCCTGCGCCCATCTGGCCGCCGAGACCAAGGCCCGCGTGGTCAGCGCCGATTTCCGCGAAAAAGGCCCGCGCCGCGTGCTCAACCTGGGCCACACCTACGGCCACGCCGTGGAGAGCTGGCACAACTATAAGATCAGCCACGGCCGGGCGGTGGCCGTGGGCATGATCGTCGCCGCGCGCCTTTCGCTGGAGCGGGGCCTGCTGGCCGCCGATCTGGCCCAGCGGGTGATCGATGTCTGCGCCCGGCTGCGCGGCCGGCCGGTGGCCCTGCCGCCGGTGGAGCAGGCCTGGCCGATCATGCAAAACGACAAGAAAAACGCCGGCGGCAAGGTCGTCTTCGTGCTGCTGGAGGGCGTGGGCCGGCCGCTGGTGGTCGACGACCTGACGCCCGACGAGCTGGCCAGGGCCCTGGCCGCACTGGAGGCCGTCTGATGTTTGGCAGCTTCATGGGCCAGATTTTGCGCATCGCCACCTTTGGCGAAAGCCACGGCCCGGCCGTGGGCGTGGTCATCGACGGCCTGCCCGCCGGCCTGGCCATCGACGAGACCCTGATCCAGCGCGACCTGGATCGCCGCCGGCCGGGGACCAGCCCCTACGTCACCCAGCGCAAGGAAGCCGACACGGCGCAAATCCTCTCGGGCCTGGCCGATGGCCGCACCCTGGGCACGCCGCTGTGCGTGGTGGTGCACAACACCGACGCCCGCTCCAAGGACTATGGCGAGTTGCTTGGTGTCTTTCGGCCCGGCCACGCCGATTTCGCCTATCACGCCAAGTACGGCGCGCCGCCCCAGCCCGGCGGGGGCGCCGGCCGCTCCTCGGGCCGCGAGACCGTGGGCCGCGTGGCCGCCGGGGCCGTGGCCCGGGCCATCCTGGCCCCGCTGGGCGTGGTCATCCGCGCCTGCACCGCGGCCGTGGGCCAGGTGCGCGCCGCGCGCCTGGACTGGGATTTCGCCGCGCAAGACCCCCTGCGCTGCCCCGACCCCGACGCGGCCCCGGCCATGGCCGAGCGGATCGCCCAAGCCAGGGCCGAGGGCGACAGCGTGGGCGGCCTGGTGCGCCTGGTCGTCAGCGGCGCGCCGGCCGGCCTGGGCGATCCGGTCTTTGGCAAGCTCGACGCCCGCCTGGGCGGGGCGATGTTTTCCATCGGCGGGGTCAAGGGCGTGGAGATCGGCGCGGGCTTTGCCGTGGCCCAGCGGAGCGGCGGCCAGAACAACGACGCCATGGACGAAAATGGCTTTCGCGGCAACAACGCCGGCGGCGTGCTGGGCGGCATTTCCACCGGCCAGGAGATCACCATGCTCCTGGCCGTCAAGCCCACCCCCAGCATCGGCCGGCCCCAACAAACCATCGGCCTGGATGGCCAACCACGCCTCATCCAGATCAAGGGCCGCCACGACCCCTGCCTCTGCCCGCGCATCGCGCCGGTGGCCGAGGCCATGGCCGCCCTGGTCCTGGCCGACGCCTACCTGGCCCAGCGGGCCCTTGCCGGAGCGGCGCGATGAAAATACTTTTGCTCAACGGCCCCAACCTGAACATGCTCGGCCAGCGCGAACCCGGCCTCTACGGCAGCCAGACCCTGGCCGACATCGAGGCCCAGACCGGGGCCCTGGCCGCCCAGCACGGCCTGGAGCTGGAGTGCCTGCAATCCAACCACGAGGGCGTGCTGGTCGATGCCATCCAGCGGGCCGGCCGCGAGATGGCCGGAGTCATCCTCAACGCCGGGGCCTACACCCACACCTCGGTGGCCCTGCGCGACGCCGTGCTTTCCTGCGCCGCGCCGGTGCTGGAGGTGCACCTGACCAACCCCCACGCCCGCGAGAGCTTCCGCCAGGTTTCGCTGCTCTCGGGGGCGGCCAAGGGCGTCATCGCCGGTTTCGGGGCCGAATCCTACGCCCTGGCCGTGCTCTGGCTGGCCCGCAACCTGCCCCGCTAAAAAAAGGAGCCCACAGCCATGGCCATGGTCGAACTGCGGCGGATGGACAACCGGTTCCAGGCCGACCTGTGGCGCGACGCCTTGCTGGGCCGGGGCGTGGACTGCCGCTTGCGCGGTTTTCACGATACGGCCTACGACGGGCTCTACGTCACGCAAAAGGGCTTTGCCATGCTTTTGGTCGACGAGGCCCAACTGGAGCTGGCCCGCCAGATCGACGCCGAATTGCTGGCCCTGGAGGCCCCGCCGGCGGCCGATGTTCTGGCCCTGGCCCAGGCCATCGAGCACACCCTGCTGGGCGCGGCGGCCAGCCA
Protein-coding regions in this window:
- a CDS encoding anthranilate synthase component I family protein, with the protein product MAELTALTMELLADTETPVSAYLKLCAGQGGSFLMESGEWSETAGRYSVVAWRPLAGLRLGSAGVELTVGDQKAMHPAAEFFPLLRRIRAELKVDLPAGLPFAGALVGYVGWEAALLLERLPGAMTDEPPTAQLAYPSRLVIFDHLRRALVLVAIDQSAQACQDGLAETRQRLLGPLPAPPGPASLELRDPPPERYAAMVRRAKEYILDGDIFQVVPSDRFEGESDMDPLSVYRWLRVKSPSPYMFYLNFGDLRLVGSSPETMIKVNGGRLKLKPIAGTRGRSADPVKDKALEDEMLASEKERAEHLMLVDLGRNDAGRVCRYGSVGVDPFMIVERYSHVMHMVSEVGGDLLPELDEVDAFMAAFPAGTVSGAPKVRAMEIIHELEQSPRGPYGGAVGFFGPGRNLDTCLAIRIIQFMGQKITVQVGAGIVADSVPAYEYKELQHKAAQSLAALRLAAQGGV
- a CDS encoding anthranilate synthase component II, with amino-acid sequence MILIIDNYDSFTYNIAQALGQLGKDVRVERNDAISAAQVGRLDPEAIVISPGPGKPDDAGISMQVIADYAGRIPILGVCLGHQCIGQAFGGLVRRAIAPVHGKLSRIFHDGQGVFAGLRNPLEATRYHSLIVTEETVTTPLVVSAFTTEGEVMGLRAAELMIEGVQFHPESAATPQGLALLRNFVEAHGRRAAA
- the aroF gene encoding 3-deoxy-7-phosphoheptulonate synthase, which translates into the protein MVVSMREGCPKSQVAAVIAAMERRGLKVRIISPGPKVVLGVVEAVSKHLTDDLRFVLSDMPGVEEVSDFHTDWKLVWRGPEQQTSVVRMGGRSIGGPELMVIAGPCAVECRENLLQTAQAVAASGAGAIRGGAFKPRTSPYSFRGLGEEGLKYLAEARELTGLPVVTEVMSFHEVELVARYADVLQIGARNMQNFALLEAAGEVDKPVLLKRGLGNTVKELLLCAEYILARGNQQVMFCERGIRTFETETRNTLDLAAVPILKQNSHLPVVVDPSHAAGKRELVPALALAAVAAGADGLMIEVHPEPAKALSDGRQTIDLPAFDDLMKRLALVAQAVGKTIPGVNP
- the aroA gene encoding 3-phosphoshikimate 1-carboxyvinyltransferase — encoded protein: MKLVGQLTPPGDKSISHRLGLLSLLAQGRCEVGGFSPSADCASTLAAVAALGGGVERVGERVILSGAAGRLRPGQTIDCGNSGTTMRFLMGLLAGAGGRFVLDGDESLRGRPMERVAEPLRRMGARVECAAGGRPPVIIQGGGLRGGQFDLPVASAQLKSALLLAGLQADGPTTVNEPAASRDHTERLLAQWGAQIRRDGLSCTVWPGLLRLPAQIWTPADASAAAFFCCGAAILPGSRLVAQGVLLNENRLGWLRVLERMGGCVDVRRQGDDPEPWGDIGVEFSPELRAVEVGAAEIAAIIDEAPILALTASQCHGVSVFRQVGELRVKESDRLAAIIGQLGALGADLRAEGDDLIVRGPTPLRLPDAPLKSFGDHRIAMVLRVAGLLAGGWPRIDDEACMAISHPAFNDDLRRLAGMAS
- a CDS encoding shikimate dehydrogenase family protein encodes the protein MSAERFYRLGILGDERARKSLSPRMHGHVLAKHGLQGVYVALPTPPELVGQAVAEARAMDGLNVTVPHKAAVIEFLDELAPLAQAIGAVNTIINQGGRLIGDNTDAGGFLDALAHGGFNPSGKTALVLGAGGASRALLWALKSAGCARVLLSARRDQAAQALAADFGAQALAWAAIEDACPAAELLVNATAASSPAEAPELARRILALPLPAGGLTLDINYGRADNFWKAAALARDRAFSDGLTMLALQARRSFYLWTGLDIPAGDYFEALEDYHA
- a CDS encoding bifunctional shikimate kinase/3-dehydroquinate synthase, giving the protein MPENIFLTGFMGSGKSTVGALLARAMGRKFVDMDSELTRHFGQPIAEVFAQRGEAAFRQAESALLARLSRRRGLVAATGGGVAANPANRALMRADGGRIVWLRAGLEHCARRLGPLETAARPLWRDAAAVERLFAQRQEAYADCDHAVDTEGLLPQQAAAAVLAAITPQRVFDAGLEGKRCPVTATFQAPAKLAELCAGRRVIVLSESRVAGLHLARLCAGLQPAAQVILPPGEATKTLAGARRVYDALLAANVERGDLLVAIGGGMITDLGAFVAATYKRGMDFILVSTSLLGCVDASVGGKAAVNLPAAKNIVGLFTAPLAVVLDLWALSTLPRAQRAEGLAEAYKTGLIGRPELFDLVDQRLEALLAGDLGGLAACAHLAAETKARVVSADFREKGPRRVLNLGHTYGHAVESWHNYKISHGRAVAVGMIVAARLSLERGLLAADLAQRVIDVCARLRGRPVALPPVEQAWPIMQNDKKNAGGKVVFVLLEGVGRPLVVDDLTPDELARALAALEAV
- the aroC gene encoding chorismate synthase, with the translated sequence MFGSFMGQILRIATFGESHGPAVGVVIDGLPAGLAIDETLIQRDLDRRRPGTSPYVTQRKEADTAQILSGLADGRTLGTPLCVVVHNTDARSKDYGELLGVFRPGHADFAYHAKYGAPPQPGGGAGRSSGRETVGRVAAGAVARAILAPLGVVIRACTAAVGQVRAARLDWDFAAQDPLRCPDPDAAPAMAERIAQARAEGDSVGGLVRLVVSGAPAGLGDPVFGKLDARLGGAMFSIGGVKGVEIGAGFAVAQRSGGQNNDAMDENGFRGNNAGGVLGGISTGQEITMLLAVKPTPSIGRPQQTIGLDGQPRLIQIKGRHDPCLCPRIAPVAEAMAALVLADAYLAQRALAGAAR
- the aroQ gene encoding type II 3-dehydroquinate dehydratase, with the protein product MKILLLNGPNLNMLGQREPGLYGSQTLADIEAQTGALAAQHGLELECLQSNHEGVLVDAIQRAGREMAGVILNAGAYTHTSVALRDAVLSCAAPVLEVHLTNPHARESFRQVSLLSGAAKGVIAGFGAESYALAVLWLARNLPR